From a region of the Halanaerobium hydrogeniformans genome:
- a CDS encoding macro domain-containing protein, producing the protein MIKYYQGTVFNAPAKTIVNTVNCVGIMGAGIALEFKLRFPEMYKDYKDKCNKNLVRIGRPYIYCHSDDLWILNFPTKKHWRNKSEIEWIEAGLKYFNKNHSKVEMESVAFPKLGTNNGGLDWEAVKDLMEKYLSDLDIDIYICLNEKNEAEGIEKKMLDLVNKVDREHLIKEVGINAKQAKKIVDKQPVQRFWQINNFKGIGKKSYEKIFRYYYQLAKGKKRELVQMALEM; encoded by the coding sequence ATGATTAAATACTATCAAGGAACAGTATTCAATGCTCCCGCTAAAACTATAGTTAATACAGTTAACTGCGTTGGAATAATGGGGGCAGGTATAGCCCTGGAATTCAAACTCAGATTTCCCGAAATGTATAAAGATTATAAGGATAAATGCAATAAAAACTTAGTTAGAATAGGACGGCCTTATATCTACTGTCATAGTGATGATTTATGGATATTGAATTTCCCAACAAAAAAACACTGGCGAAATAAGTCAGAAATAGAATGGATTGAAGCAGGACTTAAATATTTTAATAAAAATCATTCTAAAGTTGAGATGGAATCAGTTGCTTTTCCCAAATTAGGTACAAACAATGGTGGTTTAGACTGGGAAGCAGTTAAAGATTTAATGGAGAAATATTTATCTGATTTGGATATTGATATTTATATCTGCTTGAATGAGAAAAATGAAGCAGAGGGTATAGAAAAAAAGATGTTGGATCTAGTTAATAAAGTTGATCGTGAACATTTAATTAAAGAGGTTGGTATAAACGCCAAGCAGGCTAAAAAAATAGTAGATAAGCAGCCGGTTCAGAGATTCTGGCAGATAAATAATTTTAAAGGAATAGGGAAGAAATCTTATGAAAAAATATTTAGATATTATTATCAACTGGCGAAAGGTAAAAAAAGAGAATTAGTTCAGATGGCTTTAGAGATGTAA